The sequence GCGCCGGACGGGCTGATCAGGCGCTCCGGCAGTCCGAGTTGCGGGAAGCGGTCGTCGTGGAACGTGATGATCTCGGTGATGGCGCCGCCGGTGACACGCAGGACGTCGATCGTCAGCGGCAGGTACGCGGCCTCCTGCTCCCGCCAGTGGTAGAAGGCGACGGCGGGCTGCCGGTTCACGGAGGTGAGGACGGCGCGCAGGCCCGTCATGCCCTCGAAGCCGTTCTCGACCCAGTCGTTCACCACCGCGTCGCGCCCGACGTACAGGCCCGGCGTGGGCGGCATCGAGCAGCGGACGTCGTCCCGCAGCAGCGCGGTGAGGCCGTCGATGTCCGTGGCCACGCTGGCGTCGGTGTAGCGGCGCACCAGCTCGCGCGTCCTGGCGTCCTGTTCGCCGCCGGTCCAGTCCTGCCGCTCGGCGGGCAGGTGCTCCCGCAGGCCGGCGCGGGCCCGCTGCAGCGCGCTGTTCACGGAGTTGACGGAGTCTCCGAGGAGCTCCGCGACCTCCTTCGCCGGCCGGCCGAGGACATCCCGCAGGATCAGCACGGCCCGCGGGCGCGGCGCGAGGTGCTGGACCGCGACCAGATACGCCAGCTCGATCGTCTCCCGGGCGACGGCGACGGCCTCCGGCTCGTCCGCGCCACCCCCGGGCAGCTCGTCGAGCAGCCGGTCCGGATAGGGCTGCAGCCACAGCACCTCGCCGCCGGTCGCGGGCTCAGGGCGGCTCTTGGCGAGCAGGTCCAGGCAGGCGTTGGTGGCGATCCGGTACAGCCAGGCCCGGAACGTCGACCGGCCCTCGAAGGTCTCCCGCCGCCGCCAGGCACGGAGGAACGTCTCCTGCACGGTGTCCTCGGCGTCCTCGAACGACCCGAGCATCCGGTAGCAGTGCACGTGCAGCTCCCGCCGGTGCCGCTCCGCCAGCCCCGAGAACGCCGGCTCGTCGACCTCGCCCAGACCGCTCACACCCAGCTCCTCCACCCACGTGTCCGCACTCATCACGTCACCCTTCCGCATCGTCGTGCTTCTGTCGTACGTGTGACGGGTGCGGGTGCGAAAACTCATCACTCGGGTCGGCCGGCCCGGCCGGCCCGGCCGAGGAAGGGCCCTACAGCAGCCCCGCCCCCGCCAGGAACTTCCCCACCCCCGCGATCTCCTCCGCCGACAGCGGCACCTGCGGCTCCGCCGTCGCCGGGCACGCGATGACGCCCCGCAGGTGCAGCGCCGCCTTGAACGCCCCGAGCGCCGACGAAGAACCCCCCATCCGCCCCCCGTCTCCCACCCGCACCATCCCGAACAACGAGCACAACCGCTCCTGCTCGGCCCGCGCCAACGACCACTCCCCCTCACGGCACAGCCGGTACAGCCGCACGTACCCGGCGGGGTCGACGTTCGCCAGCCCCGGCACCGCCCCGTCCGCCCCCATCGCCAGCGCCGAGTCGACGACCAGCTCGGAGCCGGTCAGCACGCTGAAACCGGAGACGCCGGGGTGCGCCCGGGCCCCGGTCACGACCGCCCGGAAGCCGCCCTCGTCGCCGCTGGAGTCCTTGAGCCCGGCCAGCGTCCCCTCGGCGGCCAGCTCCAGCACCAGCTCGGCGCCCAGCTTGGAGTGGACGGCGACCGGCAGGTCGTACGCGAGGACCGGCACCGGTGAGCGGGCGGCGACGAGGCGGTAGTGGCGGGCGATCTCCGCCGGATGCGTGCGCGTGTAGAAGGGAGCGGTCACGACCACGGCGTCGGCGCCCGCCTCCGTGACGTACCGGACGTGGTCGAGGACGCGCGGGGTGGTCATGTCGATGGCGCCGGCGAGGACGGGCACCGCGCCCGCCACGTGGCCGACCACCGTCTCGACGACCAGCCGCCGTTGCCGGTCCGTCAGGAAGGCGGCCTCGGAGGACGTTCCGAGGACGAACAGGCCGTCCACCCCGCCCTCCAGCAGGTGGTCGACCAGTCCGGTCAACGAGGGGACGTCCACCTCGCGGTCCGGTGTCAGGGGCGTGCAGACGGGCGGTACGACACCGGTCAGCGGGGCGGGAAGGGTCATCAAGGCTCCTTCGGGATGTCGGCTGTGACGTCGGCCGGGGTACGGCCCGGGACGTCGGCCAGGGCGGTGGCCTCCGGTACGGCGGTGACGGCCTGTGCGACCAGGTCGCGGGTCGACAGGCCGTCCTCGACAGGATGGTGGCAGCGGAAGCGGTGCCCGGGGGCCGACGCGGCCGCGAAGCCGGGCATCGTCTCGGCGCACGCCCCGTCCGCCCGCCAGCAGCGCGTCCGGAAGGGGCAGCCGCTCGGCGGACGGGTGGCCGACGGGACGGGGCCGACGAGCGGGATCGGGTCGATGGGGTCGAGCAGGCCGGGCGTCGCCGAGAAGAGGGCGCGGGTGTACGGGTGCCGGGACCGGTCGGTCACCTCGTCGGCCGGGGACTCCTCGACGATCCGGCCGAGGTACATCGTGACGACGCGGTCGCTCATCCTCCGTACGGTCTGGATGTCGTGCGAGACGAAGACCAGGGCCAGGCCGAGCCGTTCCTTCAGGTCGAGGAGGAGGTTGAGGATCTGGGCGCGGACCGAGACGTCCAGCGCGCTCGTCGGTTCGTCGGCGACAACGAGGTCCGGGTCGAGTGCCAGCGCCCGCGCGATGGCGACCCGCTGCCGCTGTCCGCCCGACAGCTGGCCGGGGAGGCCGTCCGCCAGCGCCCTGGGGAGTCCGACCAGGGACATCAACTCGCGTACCCGGTCGTCGCGTTGCGCGGCCGTACCCCGCCGGTGCACGTCCAGGGGGTCGCGCAGGATCTGCCGTACCGTCAGCCGGCGGTTCAGGGCCGTCGACGGGTCCTGGAAGATCATGCCGGTACCGGCGCCCACCGTCGTCCGGCGCTCGGCCGGAGCCATCGTCCACAGGTCGCCGCCGCGCAGGGACACCGTCCCGGAGGTCGGCCGCTGCACCCCCACCAGGACCTTGGCGAGCGTCGACTTGCCGCAGCCGGACTCGCCGACGACGCCAACCGTCTCGCCGGGCGCGATGGTGAGATCGGCGCCGGTCAGGGCGTACACGCGGTCGCGGGAGAACACGCCGCCGGTGCGCGCCTTGTGCACGACGTGCACGTCGTCCAGCTCCACGAGGGGGCCGCCCGATCCGGTCATGTCACGGCCTCGCTTCCGTCGGTCCGGTCGGTGTCGTAGTCGTGGGCATGGCCGTCGCCAAGGGGATCGCCGGATGGTGGCAGGCGACCTCGTGGCGGCCGGGCGGGCCCGCCAGCCGGGGTGCGTCCGTCCGGCACACCTCCGTCGCCATCGGGCAGCGGTCGGCGAAGCGGCAGCCCGCCGGGAAGTCGGCCGGGGAGGGCACGACCCCCTTGATCTGTGTCATCCGTTCTGCCGCCGACTCCAGCGACAGGACACTGCCGAGGAGGCCGCGCGTGTAGTGGTGCGACGGCGACTCCACCAGGTCCGCCGTCACGCCCGACTCCACGATCTGGCCGCCGTACATCACGACCACCCGGTCGGTGACGTCCGCGACGAGCGCCAGGTCGTGCGAGACGAGGACGAGCGCGAAGTCCAGCTCGGTACGCAGCCTCAGCAGCAGCTCCATGATCTGCGCCTGCACGGTGACGTCCAGGGCGGTCGTCGGCTCGTCGGCGACGATCAGCCCGGGGTCGCGGGAGAGCGCCATCGCGATCAGTACGCGCTGGCGCTGGCCGCCGGACAGCTCGTGCGGGTAGCTGCGCAGGGTGCGCTCCGGGTCCAGGCCGACCAGTTCGAGGAGTTCGGTGCCCGTGCGGGTGCCGCCCCTTCTGACCACCTGCCCCAGCTGGGCGCGGACCGTCATCGCCGGGTTCAGCGACGACAGGGCGTCCTGGTAGATCATCGCCATCTCGTGGCCGAGGAGCTTGCGCCGTACGCTCATCGGCTCGCCGACCAACTGCCGCTGGTTGAACCGCACCTGGCCGCGGACCCGCGCGCCCTTCGGTTCCAGGCCCATCACCGCGAGGGCCGTCAGGGACTTGCCGCAGCCGGACTCGCCCACCAGGCCCAGGACTTCACCGGGCTGTACGTCGAAACTGATGCCGTCGACGATGTCCACACCGCCGTGGCGGTTGTCGAAACCGATGGCCAGGTTCTCGACGCTCAGCACCGGTCGCTGTCCCTGGGGCAGGGGGCGGGCCCGGCCGCGCAGCCGCAGGGCCGCCTCGGTCAGGCCCGGCAGCTCCAGGACCTTCCCGCTGCCGGGTTCGGGCGTCTCCAGCCGGTCCTCGGCCTCCCGGGTGGGCACGTCGCGGGCCGCGGGCGCCGCCCACGCGTCCGAGACGCCCTCGGAGAGGATGTTCAGGGACAGCACGGTGACCAGCATCAGCAGTCCGGGGAACACGGTCGCCCACCAGCCGCCGGTCAGCACCATGTTCTTGCCGTCCGCGATGACACTGCCCCAGGACGGGTCCGGCGGCCGGACGCCCGCGCCGATGAAGGACAGCGACGCCTCGAAGACGATCGCCTCGGCGACCTGCACCGTGCAGAAGACCAGGACCGGGGCGGCGCAGTTGATGGCCACGTGCCGCCACACGATGTGCGGGGTGCGCGCTCCGATGACCCGCTCGGCGGTCACGTAGTCCTCGCCGTACTGGTCCATGACGTTGGCCCGTACGACCCGTGCCATCGGCGGCATGTAGAGGAACGCGATCGCGCCGATGAGGATCGGGATGCCGCCGCCGAACACCGCGACGAAGACGGCCGCGAGCGCGATGCCCGGGAAGGCCATGACGATGTCCAGGCAGCGCATCAGCGTCTCGTCGACCGCCTTGCGGGAGGTCGCCGCGATCGCGCCGATGAGCGCGCCCACGACCAGCGCGAGCGAGGTCGCGCCGAGGCCGATGGCGAGGGACCAGCGGGCCCCGTACATCAGCCGGCTGAGGATGTCCCGGCCCAGGCTGTCCTGTCCCATCCAGTGCTCGCCTGAGGGGGCGCCCTCGCCGTTCCCGTGATCGACCAGCGGGAACTGTTCGAGCGGGTCGTGCGGGGCGATGAGCGGGGCCAGCAGGGCCGTGAGGACGACGACCGCGATGACGACGACGGCGATCCGGGAGATCAGGGGCAGCCGGGTGAACCCCTTGAGGCGGACACCGGGCAGGGAAAGGGCGTCGGTGAGCCGTTTCCGGTACATCAGCATCATGCCTCGGCACTCCTCAGACGCGGGTTGACCAGCAGATAGAGGATGTCGATGACCAGGTTCACGATGACGAAGCCGAAGGCGATCGTGAGGACGCCGCCCTGCACGACGGCCGGATCACCGTTCTTCACGGCGTCGATCATGAGCTTCCCCATACCCGGCAGATTGAAGATCGTCTCGATGACGACCGCCCCGCCGAGCAGGTAGCCGACGCGCAGACCGAGCACGGTCAGCGGGTTCATCAGGGCGTTGCGCAGCACGTTCCGCCCGACCACGACCACCGGCGGCAGGCCGCTGCCGATCGCGGTCCGTACGTAGTCCCGGTCCAGCTCCTCCACCACGGCCGTGCGGACGATCCGGGTGAGCTGGGCGGCGACCGGCAGCGACAGGGCCAGCGCGGGCAGCGTCATGGTCTTCAGCCAGCCGGTGAACGAGTCGGCCGGGTTCACGTATCCGCTGGTCGGGAACCAGCCCAGGTCCACGGCGAGGTACTGGATCATCAGCAGCGCCAGCCAGAAGCCGGGCGCCGCGACACCGGTGAGCGAGACGACCCGGATCAGCTGGTCGGGGAAGCGGTCGCGGTAGATCGCGGCGGTGACCCCGCCGAGCAGCGACAGCACCACCGCGATGCCCAGGCCCAGGAAGGTCAGCTGCATGGTGAGCGGCAGCGCGGTGGTGACCTGGTCGACGACCGGCGCCCGCGTCAGCGCGCTCACGCCCATGTCGCCCCGGACCAGGTCCCCGACGAAGTCGAAGTACCGCACGGGGAACGGGTCCAGCAGTCCGTTGCGCTCCCTGAAGTCGTGCAGCTGCTGCTCGGTCGGGTTCGCGCCCTGGAAGTACGCGGACGCCGGATCACTGTCCGAGAACCGCATCACGACGAACACGAACAAGATGATCCCGAGCATCAGCGGAACGAGCAGAACGATCCGCCGGACCAGAATTCTGACGACCGCGACCACGAGTAAGCCTCTCCTCGCTCATACCGCCTGACCCTCTGAATCCGGCTGAGACACAAGCGGGCCTGCTTTTCGGTTTTCAGGGGCGCGGGGAACCGCGCGGCCGGCCACAGCGAGCCCGCACCCTCCCCGCAACCCTCAGGCCCACTTGGCCTGGAGAACGTTTATCCCCGGATAAGGCTGCGCCCGGATCCCCGAAAGCTCCCTGGAATCCCACGCGGTGATCAGTTCGTTGTGCACCACCGGATAGATCACCGCATTCTCGGCGACGACATCGATGTACTCCTGAGTCATCGTTTTCTTCCGCTCGGGATCCGGCTCCCGAGTAGCCGCATCCATCCGCTTGAAGAGATCCTTCGCCACGGAATTCCCCTCCCACCGCGCATACCGCATCCAGGTGTTCCCGGGCCCGTAGTTGTAGTGCATGATCAGATCGGCATCGAGCCCGAACTGATTCGGATTGGACGCGGCGGCGACGACCTGGAAGTCCTTCTTCTGGTCGAGCTTCGTGAAGAGCGCGGCGGTCTCCTGCGGTTCAAGCGTCGTCTCCACCCCGATCGCGTCCCAGGACGCCTTGATCGTCGGCAGGCAGTCCACGATCCAGCTCACGTTGACCGCCATCAGCGTGACCTTCAGCCCGCTGACCCCGGCGGCCTTCAGAAGCGCCTTGGCCTCGGCCGGGTCGTGGTCGTAGACGGGTTTCGCCCTGCGGTACGTCGGATTGCCCTCGTTGAGGAAAGACGAAGCGGCCTTTCCGTGCCCGCGCAGCGCGGCCTGGATCATCTTCTCCTTGTCGATCGCGTAGTGCAGCGCCTGCCGCACCCGTACGTCG is a genomic window of Streptomyces sp. NBC_00414 containing:
- a CDS encoding RNA polymerase subunit sigma-70, with translation MSADTWVEELGVSGLGEVDEPAFSGLAERHRRELHVHCYRMLGSFEDAEDTVQETFLRAWRRRETFEGRSTFRAWLYRIATNACLDLLAKSRPEPATGGEVLWLQPYPDRLLDELPGGGADEPEAVAVARETIELAYLVAVQHLAPRPRAVLILRDVLGRPAKEVAELLGDSVNSVNSALQRARAGLREHLPAERQDWTGGEQDARTRELVRRYTDASVATDIDGLTALLRDDVRCSMPPTPGLYVGRDAVVNDWVENGFEGMTGLRAVLTSVNRQPAVAFYHWREQEAAYLPLTIDVLRVTGGAITEIITFHDDRFPQLGLPERLISPSGA
- a CDS encoding dipeptide/oligopeptide/nickel ABC transporter permease/ATP-binding protein, translating into MLMYRKRLTDALSLPGVRLKGFTRLPLISRIAVVVIAVVVLTALLAPLIAPHDPLEQFPLVDHGNGEGAPSGEHWMGQDSLGRDILSRLMYGARWSLAIGLGATSLALVVGALIGAIAATSRKAVDETLMRCLDIVMAFPGIALAAVFVAVFGGGIPILIGAIAFLYMPPMARVVRANVMDQYGEDYVTAERVIGARTPHIVWRHVAINCAAPVLVFCTVQVAEAIVFEASLSFIGAGVRPPDPSWGSVIADGKNMVLTGGWWATVFPGLLMLVTVLSLNILSEGVSDAWAAPAARDVPTREAEDRLETPEPGSGKVLELPGLTEAALRLRGRARPLPQGQRPVLSVENLAIGFDNRHGGVDIVDGISFDVQPGEVLGLVGESGCGKSLTALAVMGLEPKGARVRGQVRFNQRQLVGEPMSVRRKLLGHEMAMIYQDALSSLNPAMTVRAQLGQVVRRGGTRTGTELLELVGLDPERTLRSYPHELSGGQRQRVLIAMALSRDPGLIVADEPTTALDVTVQAQIMELLLRLRTELDFALVLVSHDLALVADVTDRVVVMYGGQIVESGVTADLVESPSHHYTRGLLGSVLSLESAAERMTQIKGVVPSPADFPAGCRFADRCPMATEVCRTDAPRLAGPPGRHEVACHHPAIPLATAMPTTTTPTGPTEARP
- a CDS encoding ABC transporter ATP-binding protein, which gives rise to MTGSGGPLVELDDVHVVHKARTGGVFSRDRVYALTGADLTIAPGETVGVVGESGCGKSTLAKVLVGVQRPTSGTVSLRGGDLWTMAPAERRTTVGAGTGMIFQDPSTALNRRLTVRQILRDPLDVHRRGTAAQRDDRVRELMSLVGLPRALADGLPGQLSGGQRQRVAIARALALDPDLVVADEPTSALDVSVRAQILNLLLDLKERLGLALVFVSHDIQTVRRMSDRVVTMYLGRIVEESPADEVTDRSRHPYTRALFSATPGLLDPIDPIPLVGPVPSATRPPSGCPFRTRCWRADGACAETMPGFAAASAPGHRFRCHHPVEDGLSTRDLVAQAVTAVPEATALADVPGRTPADVTADIPKEP
- a CDS encoding ABC transporter permease, yielding MVAVVRILVRRIVLLVPLMLGIILFVFVVMRFSDSDPASAYFQGANPTEQQLHDFRERNGLLDPFPVRYFDFVGDLVRGDMGVSALTRAPVVDQVTTALPLTMQLTFLGLGIAVVLSLLGGVTAAIYRDRFPDQLIRVVSLTGVAAPGFWLALLMIQYLAVDLGWFPTSGYVNPADSFTGWLKTMTLPALALSLPVAAQLTRIVRTAVVEELDRDYVRTAIGSGLPPVVVVGRNVLRNALMNPLTVLGLRVGYLLGGAVVIETIFNLPGMGKLMIDAVKNGDPAVVQGGVLTIAFGFVIVNLVIDILYLLVNPRLRSAEA
- a CDS encoding dihydrodipicolinate synthase family protein, whose protein sequence is MTLPAPLTGVVPPVCTPLTPDREVDVPSLTGLVDHLLEGGVDGLFVLGTSSEAAFLTDRQRRLVVETVVGHVAGAVPVLAGAIDMTTPRVLDHVRYVTEAGADAVVVTAPFYTRTHPAEIARHYRLVAARSPVPVLAYDLPVAVHSKLGAELVLELAAEGTLAGLKDSSGDEGGFRAVVTGARAHPGVSGFSVLTGSELVVDSALAMGADGAVPGLANVDPAGYVRLYRLCREGEWSLARAEQERLCSLFGMVRVGDGGRMGGSSSALGAFKAALHLRGVIACPATAEPQVPLSAEEIAGVGKFLAGAGLL